A section of the Mergibacter septicus genome encodes:
- a CDS encoding type II toxin-antitoxin system TacA family antitoxin encodes MRTAAINLRAKPMQRDLIDQAAALLGKTRSDFMLDAACTYAQNVILERTVFQLSEEKFNCFIEVLEQPNIANTKLEKLMAIKSPWEV; translated from the coding sequence ATGCGTACCGCTGCAATTAATTTACGAGCCAAACCAATGCAACGTGATTTGATCGATCAAGCTGCTGCATTATTAGGCAAAACACGTTCTGATTTTATGCTAGATGCGGCTTGTACCTATGCACAAAACGTCATTTTAGAGAGAACAGTATTTCAATTAAGTGAAGAGAAATTTAACTGTTTTATTGAGGTACTAGAACAACCTAACATCGCTAATACTAAATTAGAAAAATTAATGGCTATTAAATCCCCTTGGGAAGTATAA
- a CDS encoding valine--tRNA ligase, producing MEKTYNPQNIEQRLYQIWEEKGYFKPSENENAPSYSIAIPPPNVTGSLHMGHAFQQTLMDTLIRYHRMQGDNTLWQTGTDHAGIATQMVVERKIAAEEGKTRHDYGRENFINKIWQWKAESGGTINQQMRRLGNSVDWERERFTMDEGLSDAVKEVFVRLYEEGLIYRGKRLVNWDPKLHTAISDLEVENKESKGSLWHFRYPLANGVKTAEGLDYLVVATTRPETMLGDTAVAVHPEDERYQNLIGKTVLLPLVNREIPIIADDYVEKEFGTGVVKITPAHDFNDYEVGKRHHLPMVNVFTLNADIRDQAEVLTFDGKLHPDYQAIIPEDYQGLERFAARKKIVADFEQLGLLEEIKPHDLKVPYGDRGGVPIEPMLTDQWYVSVAPLAKEAIRAVEEGEIKFVPKQYENLYFSWMRDIQDWCISRQLWWGHRIPAWYDEQGNVYVARDENEVRSKYQLADDITLTQDEDVLDTWFSSGLWTFSTLGWPQQTKDLKMFHPTDVLITGFDIIFFWVARMIMFTMHFIKDENGKPQVPFKNVYVTGLIRDENGAKMSKSKGNVIDPLDMIDGIDLESLVAKRTGNMMQPQLAAKIEKATRKEFPQGITAHGTDALRFTLAALASTGRDINWDMKRLEGYRNFCNKLWNASRFVLMNTENHDCGFGDNQEMTLSLADRWILAEYNNTVKAFRQALDQYRFDIAATTLYEFIWNQFCDWYLELTKPVLAQGNETEQRGTRHTLITVLEGILRLAHPIIPFITEEIWQRVKTLVGKNTATIMLEPFPKFDPTLSDDTALKQLNWIKELIINVRNVRAEMNIAPSKGLEVLLRSISDENKMTLEQNRTLIQAMAKLERITLLTNDEEAPLAVTKLLDNAELLIPMAGLIDKQAELARLQKESEKLIAEIKRIENKLSNENFVAKAPETVIAKEREKMQDYQAGLDKLRNQYARIETL from the coding sequence ATGGAAAAAACTTATAATCCACAAAATATTGAACAACGCCTTTACCAAATTTGGGAAGAAAAAGGCTACTTTAAACCTTCCGAAAATGAAAATGCACCAAGTTATAGCATTGCGATTCCACCTCCTAATGTTACAGGTAGTTTACATATGGGGCATGCCTTCCAACAAACATTAATGGATACCTTGATCCGTTATCACCGTATGCAAGGCGACAACACGCTTTGGCAAACAGGTACAGATCACGCTGGTATCGCTACTCAAATGGTGGTCGAGCGGAAAATTGCCGCAGAAGAAGGCAAAACACGACATGATTATGGACGTGAAAACTTTATTAATAAAATCTGGCAATGGAAAGCGGAATCAGGTGGTACAATCAATCAACAAATGAGACGTTTAGGTAACTCGGTTGATTGGGAACGTGAACGTTTCACTATGGATGAAGGCTTATCTGATGCAGTAAAAGAAGTATTTGTCCGTTTATACGAAGAAGGCTTAATTTATCGAGGAAAACGCCTAGTAAACTGGGATCCAAAACTTCACACCGCAATTTCTGATTTAGAAGTTGAAAATAAAGAATCTAAAGGTAGTTTATGGCACTTTCGCTATCCACTTGCTAATGGTGTAAAAACGGCTGAAGGTTTAGATTATTTAGTTGTTGCCACAACTCGTCCTGAAACTATGCTTGGAGATACTGCTGTTGCGGTTCATCCAGAAGATGAACGCTATCAAAATTTAATTGGTAAAACAGTTCTCTTACCACTCGTTAATCGTGAAATTCCGATCATCGCCGATGACTATGTCGAAAAAGAATTTGGAACTGGTGTGGTAAAAATTACCCCAGCTCACGATTTTAATGACTATGAAGTAGGAAAACGCCACCACTTGCCGATGGTAAATGTATTTACCTTAAATGCAGATATTCGTGATCAAGCTGAAGTACTTACTTTTGATGGCAAATTACACCCAGATTATCAAGCAATCATTCCTGAAGATTATCAAGGGCTAGAACGCTTTGCTGCACGTAAAAAAATTGTAGCTGATTTTGAACAACTTGGTTTATTAGAAGAAATCAAACCCCATGACTTAAAAGTACCTTATGGTGATCGTGGTGGAGTACCAATTGAGCCAATGCTGACCGATCAATGGTATGTAAGTGTTGCTCCTCTCGCTAAAGAAGCTATTCGAGCTGTGGAAGAAGGTGAAATTAAATTTGTTCCAAAACAATATGAAAACCTCTACTTCTCTTGGATGCGGGATATTCAAGATTGGTGTATTTCTCGCCAGTTATGGTGGGGGCATCGTATCCCTGCATGGTATGACGAACAGGGTAACGTTTATGTTGCACGTGATGAAAATGAAGTTCGTTCAAAATACCAATTAGCAGATGATATAACCTTAACCCAAGATGAAGATGTGCTTGATACTTGGTTCTCATCGGGCTTATGGACATTCTCAACTTTAGGTTGGCCACAACAAACGAAAGATCTAAAAATGTTCCACCCAACCGATGTATTAATCACAGGTTTCGATATTATTTTCTTCTGGGTTGCTCGTATGATTATGTTTACCATGCATTTCATCAAAGATGAAAACGGCAAACCACAGGTACCATTTAAAAACGTTTACGTAACAGGCTTAATCCGTGATGAAAACGGTGCCAAAATGTCTAAATCAAAAGGGAATGTAATCGATCCTTTAGATATGATTGATGGTATTGACTTAGAAAGCTTAGTGGCTAAACGTACTGGTAATATGATGCAACCTCAATTAGCAGCTAAAATTGAAAAAGCAACTCGTAAAGAATTTCCACAAGGTATTACAGCACACGGCACCGATGCATTACGCTTTACCTTAGCCGCTCTCGCCTCAACTGGTCGAGATATTAACTGGGATATGAAACGCCTTGAAGGTTATCGTAACTTCTGTAATAAACTTTGGAATGCTAGTCGTTTCGTCTTAATGAATACAGAAAATCACGATTGTGGTTTTGGCGACAATCAAGAAATGACGTTATCTCTAGCAGATCGTTGGATCTTAGCTGAATATAACAATACAGTAAAAGCTTTCCGTCAAGCTTTAGATCAATATCGTTTTGATATTGCTGCTACCACACTTTACGAATTTATCTGGAATCAATTCTGTGATTGGTATTTAGAATTAACTAAACCAGTCTTAGCACAGGGTAATGAAACTGAACAACGTGGTACTCGTCACACTCTTATTACAGTATTAGAAGGGATTTTACGCCTTGCTCACCCAATTATTCCATTTATCACTGAAGAAATTTGGCAGCGGGTAAAAACTTTAGTTGGAAAAAATACAGCAACAATTATGCTTGAACCTTTCCCGAAATTTGATCCAACATTGTCTGACGATACAGCATTAAAACAGCTTAACTGGATTAAAGAGCTAATTATTAATGTTCGTAATGTTCGTGCTGAAATGAACATCGCACCAAGCAAAGGCTTAGAAGTATTACTACGTAGTATTAGCGATGAAAATAAAATGACACTAGAGCAAAATCGTACATTAATTCAAGCAATGGCTAAATTAGAGCGTATTACACTGCTTACTAACGATGAAGAGGCTCCATTAGCAGTAACCAAATTACTCGACAATGCTGAACTATTAATCCCAATGGCGGGTTTGATTGATAAACAAGCAGAACTAGCCCGTTTGCAAAAAGAAAGTGAAAAACTAATTGCAGAAATCAAACGTATTGAAAACAAATTAAGCAATGAAAACTTTGTCGCTAAAGCACCAGAAACGGTCATTGCCAAAGAACGGGAAAAAATGCAAGACTATCAAGCAGGTTTAGATAAATTGCGTAATCAATATGCTCGCATTGAAACATTATAA
- a CDS encoding DNA polymerase III subunit chi, protein MAKQALFYLLQQNNTLNQLTADEALACDLAAQAWRLGKKVLLACEDEQQAFRLDDALWQRHPDQFVPHNLSGELTGYAGTPVEICWVGKRNSQQRDILINLQQTVPDFVYLFHQVIDFVASDEQKKILARERYKQYRALGFEMKTEQA, encoded by the coding sequence ATGGCAAAACAAGCACTTTTTTACCTACTTCAACAAAATAATACGCTAAACCAACTTACTGCAGATGAAGCTCTCGCCTGTGATTTAGCGGCACAAGCGTGGCGTTTAGGTAAAAAAGTACTACTCGCTTGTGAAGATGAACAGCAAGCTTTTCGCCTTGATGATGCACTATGGCAACGTCATCCCGATCAATTCGTGCCTCACAACCTTTCGGGGGAACTGACTGGCTATGCAGGGACGCCAGTAGAAATCTGTTGGGTAGGTAAGCGTAACTCACAGCAACGAGATATTCTGATTAATTTACAGCAAACTGTGCCTGATTTTGTCTATTTATTTCATCAAGTCATTGATTTTGTTGCTAGCGATGAACAGAAAAAAATACTCGCACGTGAACGTTATAAACAATATCGTGCTTTAGGTTTTGAAATGAAAACCGAACAAGCATAA
- the recR gene encoding recombination mediator RecR, translating to MQTSPLLEQLMESLRCLPGVGPKSAQRMAYHLLQRDRSGGMALAQALTAAMSQIGHCQYCRTFTEEDICTICNNPRRQNNKQLCIVEQPADIQAIEQTGQFSGRYFVLMGHLSPLDGIGPREIGLDQLNHYLQTEHFNEVILATNPTIEGDATANYIANLCQMQGIKVSRIAHGIPVGGELDMVDGTTLIHSFIGRREMSGED from the coding sequence ATGCAAACGAGTCCTTTACTTGAACAATTAATGGAAAGCCTTCGTTGCTTACCCGGTGTTGGTCCTAAATCAGCACAACGAATGGCATATCACCTATTACAACGTGATCGAAGTGGGGGTATGGCATTAGCCCAAGCTTTAACTGCAGCAATGTCACAAATTGGGCATTGTCAATACTGCCGTACTTTTACCGAGGAAGATATTTGTACCATCTGCAATAATCCTCGCCGTCAAAATAATAAACAACTGTGTATCGTTGAACAACCTGCCGATATTCAAGCCATTGAACAAACAGGGCAATTTTCTGGTCGCTACTTTGTCTTAATGGGGCATCTATCGCCACTTGATGGTATAGGGCCTAGAGAAATTGGATTAGATCAACTTAATCATTATTTGCAAACAGAACACTTTAATGAAGTAATTTTAGCGACAAATCCGACAATTGAAGGTGATGCAACTGCAAATTACATTGCTAACCTCTGCCAAATGCAAGGCATTAAAGTGAGCCGTATTGCCCACGGTATTCCTGTCGGTGGTGAATTAGATATGGTTGATGGTACGACACTTATTCACTCTTTTATTGGGCGGCGTGAAATGTCAGGAGAAGATTAA
- a CDS encoding YbaB/EbfC family nucleoid-associated protein, with product MFGKGGLGGLMKQAQQMQERMQKMQEEIAQLEVTGESGAGLVKVTVNGAHNCRRVEIDPSLLEDDKEMLEDLIAAAFNDAVRRANEMQQEKMSSVTAGMQLPPGFKMPF from the coding sequence ATGTTTGGAAAAGGTGGCTTAGGTGGCTTAATGAAACAAGCCCAACAAATGCAAGAACGTATGCAAAAAATGCAAGAAGAAATTGCACAGTTAGAGGTAACTGGAGAATCTGGTGCAGGTTTAGTCAAAGTTACTGTTAATGGTGCACACAACTGTCGCCGTGTTGAAATTGATCCTTCTTTACTTGAAGATGATAAAGAAATGTTAGAAGACTTAATTGCCGCTGCTTTTAATGATGCGGTACGTCGTGCAAACGAAATGCAACAAGAAAAAATGTCTTCTGTCACTGCAGGTATGCAGTTACCTCCCGGTTTCAAAATGCCATTCTAA
- the dnaX gene encoding DNA polymerase III subunit gamma/tau, with protein sequence MSYQVLARKWRPNRFSNVVGQEHVLTALANGLNQNRLHHAYLFSGTRGVGKTSIARLFAKGLNCETGITAEPCGKCDNCQAIEQGNFVDLIEIDAASRTKVEDTRELLDNVQYKPVRGRFKIYLIDEVHMLSRHSFNALLKTLEEPPEYVKFLLATTDPQKLPITVLSRCIQFHLKALEQAQITQHLAHILTQENIAYQQLALEKLAKAAKGSVRDALSLTDQAIAIGNGQVNLDQVNTMLGVLDNDQALELIQALAQANGEQMMAIIENVAKKGADWEQLLIEIAEQLHQIALLQLLPQTPDTANTQLAFLAKMLAPEDVQFYYQLMLNGRKDLAYAPDRRIGVEMTMLRALAFHPLSYQLPAATPPKEKIIASIPSSSVSQQTSTETIIQPEIGGNANAIPTQEPVEIPPTAQDEVSTNTTMSFDSPVAGAISALKVLNSQKNQLSEQKKKCEKIVNNTVHTLDRLPIRDFGQDKLSTTLSHLAVIENKAPTQPTFTAQPKIQQSTVENIENDLENEEQLSAEEYRWEWRNPELEQEHQEIRPSEIKRAILQEKTPELITKIIKLCEEQDPWSKLISELKLQSLLRQFALNSVLLEHTANKIVLGVPQNATNCVTSTSVSDLNQALNQYYAQEIQLEITHIQDNQFITPLELQRKCYQQLREEAHTALLKDPKLQSIQDAFDAKLDLQSIRPVG encoded by the coding sequence ATGAGTTATCAAGTTTTAGCCCGAAAATGGCGACCAAATCGTTTTAGTAATGTTGTTGGGCAAGAACATGTCCTCACTGCATTAGCCAACGGTTTGAATCAAAATAGATTACATCATGCTTATCTTTTCTCTGGTACTCGAGGGGTTGGTAAAACCTCTATCGCACGCTTATTTGCCAAAGGATTAAACTGTGAAACAGGGATTACCGCTGAACCCTGTGGTAAGTGCGATAACTGTCAAGCGATTGAACAAGGTAATTTTGTTGATCTTATAGAGATTGATGCAGCTTCTCGTACAAAAGTTGAAGATACAAGAGAGTTATTAGATAACGTTCAATATAAACCCGTACGAGGACGCTTTAAAATTTACCTTATAGATGAAGTGCATATGCTGTCACGCCACAGTTTTAATGCCCTTTTGAAAACCTTAGAAGAACCACCCGAATATGTTAAATTTCTTTTAGCAACAACAGATCCACAAAAATTACCGATTACGGTGCTTTCTCGCTGTATCCAATTCCATTTAAAAGCCTTGGAGCAAGCCCAAATTACACAACACCTAGCACATATTTTAACGCAAGAAAATATCGCTTATCAGCAACTTGCATTAGAAAAACTTGCTAAAGCAGCGAAAGGTAGTGTTCGTGATGCATTAAGCCTTACAGATCAAGCGATTGCAATTGGTAATGGTCAAGTTAATCTTGATCAAGTGAATACGATGCTTGGCGTGCTTGATAATGATCAAGCCCTTGAATTAATTCAAGCTTTAGCACAAGCAAACGGTGAACAAATGATGGCTATCATTGAGAATGTAGCGAAAAAAGGGGCTGATTGGGAACAATTATTAATTGAAATTGCAGAACAACTACACCAAATTGCACTACTACAACTGCTCCCACAAACACCTGATACCGCTAACACACAACTAGCTTTTCTTGCCAAAATGCTTGCCCCTGAAGATGTGCAATTTTATTACCAATTAATGCTAAATGGACGAAAAGATCTCGCTTATGCACCTGATCGGCGAATTGGTGTTGAAATGACAATGTTGCGTGCTTTGGCTTTTCATCCTCTTAGTTATCAACTCCCTGCTGCAACACCACCGAAAGAAAAGATTATCGCCTCTATTCCAAGCAGTTCTGTTTCACAGCAAACAAGCACTGAAACGATAATACAGCCTGAGATCGGTGGTAATGCTAATGCAATACCAACCCAAGAACCAGTTGAAATCCCCCCTACCGCACAAGATGAGGTTTCAACAAATACCACAATGAGTTTTGACTCTCCTGTTGCAGGCGCTATTTCAGCGTTAAAAGTGTTAAATAGCCAAAAAAATCAACTCTCAGAGCAAAAAAAAAAGTGTGAAAAAATAGTAAATAATACGGTTCATACACTAGATCGTTTACCAATTCGAGATTTTGGACAAGATAAATTAAGCACAACACTGAGCCACTTAGCTGTAATTGAAAATAAAGCACCAACACAACCTACATTTACAGCACAACCAAAAATTCAACAATCTACGGTTGAAAATATAGAAAATGATCTTGAAAATGAAGAACAACTCTCAGCGGAAGAATATCGTTGGGAATGGCGTAACCCAGAATTAGAGCAAGAACATCAAGAGATTCGCCCCTCTGAGATTAAGCGGGCAATTTTGCAAGAAAAAACCCCCGAATTAATCACAAAAATTATTAAATTATGTGAAGAGCAAGATCCTTGGTCAAAATTAATTAGTGAACTAAAACTACAAAGCCTTTTACGTCAATTTGCATTAAATAGTGTTTTACTTGAACATACTGCAAATAAAATCGTACTAGGCGTACCACAAAATGCGACCAACTGTGTTACTTCCACTTCGGTTAGCGATCTAAACCAAGCACTAAACCAATATTACGCCCAAGAAATACAACTTGAAATTACCCATATCCAAGATAACCAATTTATAACCCCATTAGAGTTACAACGAAAATGTTATCAACAATTAAGGGAAGAAGCACACACTGCTCTTTTAAAAGATCCCAAATTACAATCTATTCAAGATGCTTTTGATGCCAAATTAGATCTGCAAAGTATTCGCCCGGTAGGCTAA
- the apt gene encoding adenine phosphoribosyltransferase produces MNQQQKALLQSSIRSIPDYPAQGIIFRDITTLLENPAAFRTTIDLIVEQFKDIKITKVAGTESRGFIFGAPIALALNCPFVLVRKPGKLPCETVSQSYELEYGQDTLEMHKDAIQPDDNVLIIDDLLATGGTVEATIKLIRRLGGKVEHAAFVINLPELGGEDRLRQFGVEPFTLINFTGH; encoded by the coding sequence ATGAACCAACAACAAAAAGCTTTACTTCAATCATCAATTAGATCTATTCCCGATTATCCAGCACAAGGTATTATTTTTCGTGATATTACAACACTATTAGAAAACCCAGCGGCTTTTCGTACTACCATTGATCTTATTGTTGAACAATTTAAAGATATTAAAATTACTAAAGTGGCAGGAACTGAATCTCGTGGTTTTATTTTTGGTGCTCCTATTGCTTTAGCTTTAAATTGTCCTTTTGTATTAGTACGCAAGCCGGGAAAACTACCTTGCGAAACTGTTTCCCAATCCTATGAATTAGAATATGGTCAAGACACCTTAGAAATGCATAAAGATGCGATTCAACCAGATGATAATGTACTCATCATTGATGATTTATTAGCAACAGGTGGTACAGTTGAAGCGACTATTAAATTAATCCGTCGCTTAGGTGGAAAAGTCGAACATGCTGCTTTCGTTATTAATCTACCTGAACTAGGTGGGGAAGATCGTTTGCGTCAATTTGGGGTTGAGCCTTTCACCTTAATCAACTTTACAGGACACTAA
- the lpxM gene encoding lauroyl-Kdo(2)-lipid IV(A) myristoyltransferase (LpxM is lauroyl-Kdo(2)-lipid IV(A) myristoyltransferase, an enzyme characterized in Escherichia coli and involved in biosynthesis of the form of lipid A found in that species and some closely related species.), with product MSKQDVRLTAQVGYRPQFRWSYLLPQYWGIWLGIFALVLLAYLPFRWRDKFAAKLGILVGRLAKKQRHKAKINLQYCFPQWSQEKQQKVLDQMFATVGQTMLGIGEIAIRSKTHLQTRSKITGLEYLHQAQQQGKNIILFVPHTWSIDASGIILHTQNIPMTAMYNPHRNPLVDWLWNWTRQRFGGQMHARQNGIKPFLQAIRQGEMGYYLPDEDYGEQLSVYANFFATYKATLPGLFKMSRVAKAVVIPMFSCYNAQNGYYEIQLHPPLELSSDPQQMANIMNTKIEQLVTPSPEQYVWILRLLKTRKNGEDIYS from the coding sequence ATGTCTAAACAAGATGTACGTTTAACAGCTCAAGTGGGCTATCGTCCTCAATTCCGTTGGTCTTATCTTTTACCTCAATATTGGGGGATATGGTTAGGTATTTTTGCTTTAGTCTTACTCGCCTACCTACCTTTTCGTTGGCGAGATAAATTTGCGGCTAAACTAGGGATTCTAGTTGGACGCCTTGCTAAAAAACAACGGCACAAAGCAAAAATTAACCTACAATACTGTTTTCCTCAGTGGTCTCAAGAAAAACAACAAAAAGTACTGGATCAGATGTTTGCAACTGTTGGGCAAACGATGTTAGGGATTGGTGAAATAGCTATTCGTTCAAAAACACATCTTCAAACTCGAAGTAAAATAACAGGTTTAGAATATTTACATCAAGCACAGCAACAAGGAAAAAACATTATTTTGTTTGTCCCTCACACTTGGTCAATTGATGCATCAGGCATTATTTTACATACTCAAAATATTCCAATGACTGCTATGTATAATCCACATCGTAACCCTTTAGTTGATTGGCTATGGAATTGGACTCGCCAACGTTTTGGCGGGCAAATGCACGCTCGACAAAATGGCATTAAACCCTTCCTCCAAGCCATAAGACAAGGTGAAATGGGATATTATCTACCCGATGAAGATTATGGTGAACAATTAAGCGTTTATGCAAATTTTTTTGCAACCTACAAGGCAACCTTACCCGGCTTATTTAAAATGAGTCGAGTAGCGAAAGCCGTTGTTATTCCAATGTTTTCTTGTTACAACGCCCAAAATGGTTATTATGAAATTCAATTACACCCACCTTTGGAATTATCTTCAGATCCGCAACAAATGGCGAATATTATGAATACTAAAATTGAACAATTAGTTACGCCATCTCCTGAACAATATGTTTGGATTTTACGTTTATTAAAAACCCGAAAAAATGGCGAAGATATTTACAGTTAA
- a CDS encoding TSUP family transporter, giving the protein MEFGAEILTILFILATISGFIDAIAGGGGLITIPALLAVGIPPTMALGTNKLQACGGSFSSSLYFIRKKVVAPKTIWFLILCAFLGAMIGTLLVQSIDASVVKKLLPFLVLTIGIYFLLTPKIGEKDRHQRLSYLLFGLTIAFTIGFYDGFFGPGTGSFFTLTFVTLLGFNLTKATAHAKVLNLTSNITALFFFILGGKVLWSIGFIMMLGQFIGAYFGAKMVVTRGQHLIRPMVVVMSFLITAKMVYDHGWFQF; this is encoded by the coding sequence ATGGAATTTGGTGCAGAAATACTAACAATCTTATTTATTTTAGCTACTATTTCAGGTTTTATTGATGCCATTGCTGGCGGTGGTGGTTTAATCACTATTCCCGCCTTATTAGCAGTTGGTATTCCGCCAACAATGGCATTAGGCACAAATAAACTACAAGCCTGTGGTGGCTCTTTTTCATCAAGTCTTTATTTTATTCGTAAAAAAGTCGTTGCCCCAAAAACTATCTGGTTTTTAATTCTTTGTGCTTTTTTAGGGGCGATGATTGGTACCCTTTTAGTACAAAGTATTGATGCTTCTGTTGTAAAAAAACTACTCCCATTCTTAGTACTTACTATTGGAATCTATTTTTTATTAACCCCAAAAATTGGTGAAAAAGATCGCCATCAACGTCTAAGTTATCTCTTATTTGGTTTAACAATTGCTTTCACAATCGGTTTTTACGATGGTTTTTTCGGTCCCGGCACAGGTTCTTTCTTTACACTTACCTTTGTAACCCTATTAGGCTTTAATCTAACTAAAGCAACTGCTCACGCTAAGGTACTCAATTTAACCTCCAATATTACCGCGCTGTTCTTTTTTATTTTAGGTGGTAAAGTCCTTTGGAGTATAGGATTTATCATGATGCTTGGGCAATTTATCGGAGCTTATTTTGGTGCCAAAATGGTAGTAACTCGTGGGCAACATCTCATTCGTCCAATGGTGGTGGTAATGTCTTTTCTGATTACAGCTAAAATGGTGTATGATCATGGTTGGTTTCAATTTTAA
- the mepA gene encoding penicillin-insensitive murein endopeptidase, whose product MLSLVKTSSAEIQTRFTETEWQKIEHPISGIPSPIGSYTNGCLIGAKALPLEGTGYQIIRWQKKRYFGHPTMITYLENLGKRSQKAGLPPILISDIAMPAGGRFATGHASHQIGLDADIWLRFGPLPKEQTQNPTATLMVNRKLQIVEHTLWSQQHTLLLKLAATDPSVARIFINPAIKKKLCETVKEDRGWLHKIRPWFGHDAHFHVRLHCPKDAPYCEEQASIPEGDGCDATLDSWFLPTPPNKKLAPKKSAPPPPPLCQQVLDSLNKKE is encoded by the coding sequence ATGCTTTCTCTTGTTAAAACGAGTTCTGCTGAAATTCAAACTCGTTTTACTGAAACAGAATGGCAGAAAATTGAACATCCTATTTCAGGAATACCTTCCCCAATAGGCTCGTACACTAATGGCTGCCTTATTGGAGCAAAAGCTTTACCCTTAGAAGGGACTGGATATCAAATTATTCGCTGGCAAAAAAAACGTTATTTTGGCCACCCAACAATGATTACCTATTTAGAAAATCTAGGTAAGCGATCTCAAAAAGCTGGATTACCGCCTATTTTAATCAGTGATATTGCAATGCCTGCTGGAGGGCGGTTTGCAACAGGACACGCTAGCCATCAAATTGGCTTAGATGCAGATATTTGGCTACGTTTTGGTCCATTACCTAAAGAACAAACACAAAATCCAACAGCAACTTTAATGGTGAATCGCAAATTACAGATTGTCGAACATACCCTGTGGAGTCAACAACATACATTATTACTAAAACTTGCAGCAACAGATCCTAGTGTTGCAAGAATTTTTATTAATCCCGCAATTAAAAAGAAATTATGCGAAACGGTAAAAGAAGATCGTGGTTGGTTGCACAAAATCCGCCCTTGGTTTGGACACGATGCCCATTTTCATGTCCGTTTACACTGTCCTAAAGATGCACCTTATTGCGAAGAACAAGCCTCAATTCCAGAAGGTGATGGGTGTGATGCAACATTAGATTCATGGTTCTTACCAACACCACCAAATAAAAAACTAGCACCTAAAAAATCTGCCCCACCACCACCTCCTCTATGTCAACAAGTGTTAGATTCACTAAATAAAAAGGAATAA